The genomic segment AGTCGAACACTTCCGGATGCGGAATAGGTGATGAGTGTTCTCGACCGTTACCGCTTTGCCATTGTCCGGATAGGCCGTCATACGGCCGGAACCATGGCGAGCGTCGCCAGAACTGTGCGCGGACAGCTGCGAATCGTTCGTCGGTCAGGACCGGAAGGCCGCAAGCATCGTGGGATGTTGTCCTAAGTTATGATCCTCACGCGTGAACGGGAGCTACCTGGTGAATCCGCCGTACACGGATTTGCTTCTCACGCTTGCGGGTCTGGGCGATGTCATAGGAGGCTTGCATCCGCATGAGCGTGTCCATCTTCACTCCGAAAGCTTTCTCAATGCGGAGCGCCATATCGCCCGAAAGGTCAGCCTTGCCGTTTAGCAGGCTGGACAACGCGGGCCGGGAAACCTGAAGCGCGGTAGCCGCAGCCGTTACCGACAGGCCCGCAGGCCGGATGATTTCCGTCCGGATGAAATCCCCGGGATGAGGCGGGTTCTTCATGGGCATGAGGCTTACTCCTTCTATCCTAGTGGTAGTCTTCCAGGTTTAAGTCGCAGATTTCGTACTCTGCGATGTCGATACGGAACGTCAGCCGGCGGTTACGGGTAACGCTGAGGCTCCATGTGGCCTTGCGGTCGCCGGTCAATGTGTGCGTCTTCCACGCTGGGAACGAGCGTAATTCCTCGGGGTCCTGCATATCATCGAGGAATGCCAGCATCTTGCGGAGCTTATCCACCGTATCAGGCGGAACGCCTCTCGCGATGTCCTCCGTGTAGAGCTTTTTCAGCCCCTTATGCACGAAGTTCCTTATTTTCACCTGACAGACTGTAGCCCGTCGCTTAACACTTGTCAACACACCATGCCAGCGCGCTTGGGGGCTGGCCCGCCCTTTCCCGCAACACCAATCTCGCGGTTGCCCCACCCTTGGCGCTCCCGGGTTTGGAGCGAGAGGGTGGGGATTTTGTCACACTCATCTGTGACTAAACCCTATTGACAGCGTTAACCAACTTCTTACAATGTAGGCAGCCGGATAGTCCGGCACACATCTGGGCTGCAAGGGCGGGCGACCTCCTTGCGGCCCTATATATTGTGGTCAGGTGTGGTCTTAGCTCTTTGACAACACTATATATTCGGTATTCCAGAAAACTCGGACGTAAGTTATTGATTCTACGTTCGACATCCTCGGTAACCGGGCGATTTCGCCGGGATACCGATGCGTAAGTTGTTTATTCTAATATGACGACCGAGAAAACAGGGGGGAGGGGGGTGGCTGCCGTCTAAGGTTTACTGATTGGTAATTTCGTGGAAGAACTCAATGATCTGGCGCTCTGCCCATCGGCCGTCCGAGCCGCTGTCCTCGCCTACAAACGCGCAATGTCCGCCGTGCTCGGTTTCGATGAAGCGCACCTGCGGGTTCGCCGCCAGCGCCGCCCGCGATTCGGGGAGGATGCGCACGAACGGGTCGTCCTGGGCGTGGATCACCAGCGTCGGCACCGCGATCCTTGGCACCAGCGGCGACGAGCTGGCGCGCCGGTAATAATCGTCAGCGCCGGTGAAGCCGCAGTAGCGCGCCGTCACTTGATCGTCGAAATCGCGCAGGCTGCGCATGGCGCGCAATCCGGGACGCCGAAAAATTTCAGGAAACAGCCGCGCCTTGCGTCCAACGCTCTGCCACAACGACAGCAGGAAGCGCCATTCGTAAATGCGGTTCGACCAGCGATGCAGTTCGGCGGCGCTCGCCGCCAGGTCCATGCCGGGACAAATCGCGGCGAAGGCCTTCACCTCGCGCGGCGCGGCGCTGCCCCACTCGCCGGCGAGCTTCAGCACCAGGTTGCCGCCCATGGAAAAGCCGGCGATGGCGATCTGCGGCAGATGGTCCTTGGAGATGAGCTCGTTCACCACCGCGCCGACGTCGCCGGAGAGCCCGGAATGGTAGAGCGTAGGAGCAAGCTGCTCGGTGCCGCCGCAGTTGCGCACGTTCATGCGGACCACGTTCATGCCCGCCAGCCACGCCTTGCTGCCGGTGCCGATCACGTACGTGGATTCGCTCGAGCCTTCCAGGCCGTGCACGATCACGACGGTCAGCGCACGGTCCTTTTGCCAGTGGCAGTCGCAGCGCACCTGCACGCCGTCGGCGACGGTGAAGAAGCGGCGTTCGGGCTCGGGCAGCAGGTTACGGCGCGGCAGGAAATGGCCGGCGAGGGTCTGGATGTGGCCGCCGCGCAGGCCGCGCCGCGGCACGAAATCATCGCGCCCGCGTGTGGGCGGCGGAGTTCCAGCGTTGTTGGATTCTTGCGCGGGCACTTATAATTAATAGATGTAACGGACGAGGACAATTCTGCGTTTTTGCTAGTGCGAGCGCAATTCACTATGCCCATCTTTGAATACATCTGCAAGGACTGCAAGAAGCCCTTCGAGGCGCTGATCATGGGTTCGCGCCAGGCCGAATGCCCGAGCTGCCATGGCCGCAACCTGGCGCAGCAGTTTTCGGTCTTCGCCGCCGGCGCGCCCCACTCCGGCGCTCCCGCCACGGCCGCGTGCGGCGCCAGCCCCTCCACTTGAGGGCTCTCCCGCGGGCCGGGCGCCTGCTGCGTGGAATAAAGGGGGCTGGCCCACCCTTTCCGTCAGAAACAAATCCTGAGGTTGCCCCACCCTTGTCGCTCCCGATTTTGGAGCGACAGGGTGGGCATTTTCCGTCCTACATCACAGACACCGACCCTGATCGAGCGTTAGCCTCGTGGCATGCCTTGGGGGCTGAAGCGTTACCAGCAGGCGCGCTGCCTGCACTTCATCACCTTCAGTTGTTACCGGCGCGAGCCGCTGCTGGCGACACCGCAGTCGCGGGACACCTTCGAAGCGGAACTGGAGCGGGTGCGGCGTTGGTACGGCTTTTACGTGAGCGGCTATGTGGTCATGCCCGAGCACGTGCATCTGCTGGTCAGCGAGCCGGAGCGGAAGCAGCTTTCGGTGGCGATCCAGATGTTGAAGCAGACGGTGTCGCGCAAGTTGCGCCGGCCCGGTGAGCGTCAGTTCTGGCAAACCCGCTACTATGACTTTCCCGTTTCCAGCGAGAAGAACCGCGTTGAGAAGCTGCATTACATACATTTCAATCCGGTCAAACGCGCCCTGGTGAAACGGCCCGATGACTGGAAGTGGAGCAGTTTTCTTCATATCGCGACTGGGTGCGAGGTGGTAGTGGAAAATCGAGTCGCAGTGGACGGCGCGCAAGCGAGAGCGCATGGGCAATGCCTTACGGGTGGTGCGCCGTCAGGAACTACCCCACCCTGTCGCTCTAAGCCCAGGAGCGACAAGGGTGGGGCAACCCCAACAGTAGTTGCGGAGGAAAGGGTGGGCCAGCCCCCTTCCGATTAAGCGGGGTTTCATTTGTTCGCGGATCGAGTGCGTTCATGAGGAATTTTTCTCACAGGTAATTCAATCGCGGCTGCCTGCAGCAGGCGTTATCTTGCACGGTCATGCTGGCCGGGAGGGACGGGTTTCGGCCCGGTAATTAAATCGAAGTTGTCCGTGCGGAAAGGCGTGACGGGGAGGCCGTCGTTTGAGAAGAGGTTGCACGCCGGATTGTCCGCCCAGGCGTAACGGACCGCGATGGGCTTTTCGACCTGCTCGCTCCACAACTCGACAGTGTTGCCGTCGAGAATCCTGCCCGTGGCCGGGTGCCATACTTTGTCCGGGCCGCAAATCGCGAAGCCGCGGGGTTCTTCAACATCAAAGGGCCGAAGTCGGCTGCCAAAACAATCGAAGGTAATCGTCGCCTTGTTCCCGGTGATAACGACACTCTTAAACTCGGGACTGCGATACGGCAATTTCATTCCGTAGTCCTTGACCAAGGCCCAGCGCACGAGGCGGGCGGCCACGTCATGCTTGTTGCGCGGGTGAATATTCTTGCCCTCACCAAGGTCGATGATGACGGCTTGGCCGGTATTCGGCAATAGCATCGTTTTTGTCTGTGCCTCGCGGAGTTCCGCCCAGGCGCCGGGGTCGGGTCGCTCCGCTTTGTAGGCGGCCAGTTGCACCCAGTAGAACGGGAAGTCTCCCTGCCCCCACTCTCTACGCCACTGCTCGATCAGGAAGGGGAAGAGGCTGGCGTATTCGTAAGACCGACCCGCATTGGCATTGGTCTCGCCCTGATACCAGATCACGCCCCTGAGTCCGTAACCGAGGGTCGGATGCACGACGCCTGCGAAAATATTGCCGGGCCGGGCATTGCCGGCGAGCCACTGCTGGGGCGAGAAGGGAGCGCGCGGCGGGGACTTCTTTTCCGCCTTCGCCTTTTCCTCGGCGGCTTTCCACGCCGTCATGGCGCGCTCGAAATCAGCCTTTCCTTTCTCGGACTGGAGTTCCGCCTCATGCTTTACCGTCGAGTCCATGAGCGGCTTGAAACGCGGGTCTTTTTCGAGCGACGCGCGACGTACCCAGGCTTCGGCGGCCGAGCCGCCCCACGCGTTGTCAATGAGACCCACCGGCACGTTGAGGATTTCGTGGAGGTAACGTCCAAAGAAAAAGCCCACCGCGCTGAACTTCCGAGCCGAGTCGGGCGTAGACGCTTGCCACTCGCCCTTGAAGTCATTCTGCAATTCCTGCGTGCCGACGCGCGGCACTGTGATGAGACGGATATTCGGCAGGTCCGACCGGGCGGCCTCAAGATCGCCGGTCCAGTCGTCGGCGAGAGTAAAGACCATGTTTGACTGGCCGGAGCACATCCACACTTCGCCGATGAGCACGTCCTTTATCTCGCGCTTGGTGGAGCCGACAACGGTGAGCGTCTGGGGCGCGGCGTTGGCGGGCAGCGGCGCGAGCTTCACCGTCCACTTGCCGTCGTTGCCGGCCGTCGTGGAATAGGTTTGGCCGGCGAAGGACACGGTGATCTTCGTGCCGGGCGTGTCCCAGCCCCAGATGGGATTGGACTGCTTTTGTTGCAGAACCATGTGGTCGCTGATGATGGCCGGAAGTCTAAGTTCCGCACGCAGAACGGTAACCCAGGCGAGCATCAGAAGGAGAACGGATAATCGTTTTATCATGTCAGTGAATGTCCGAGGTTGGGAAGAACTGGAAAACTTCTAGGATGTTTTTGGTTCCTGGGTTGTCTTCTTTAGTTTCAATCGATTAGTTTGTCAAGTCCAAAAGCGTACAATCGCGTTTGTCCTCCGAATACGCTTCAACATTAAACTAGTTTCTGAATCTTCCTTGAACGTTAAAGCATCTCATCGGCAGGAGAGTGCTCATGATCACCCTTCGTCCCGCAGCCGAGCGCGGCCATTTCGATCACGGATGGCTGAACACCTATCACACCTTTTCCTTCGCCGATTACCACGATCCCCGGCACACCCACTTCCGCGGCCTGCGCGTGATCAACGAGGACACGGTCCAGCCCGGCGGCGGTTTCGGCACCCACCCGCACCGCGACATGGAGATCATCACTTATATCCTGCAAGGCGCGCTGGCGCACAAGGACAGCATGGGGACTGGCTCGACCATCGTTCCCGGCGATGTGCAGCGCATGAGCGCCGGAACCGGAGTGCTGCACAGCGAGTTCAACCACTCGCGCGACGAGTTGGTGCACCTGCTGCAGATCTGGATTTTCCCCAGCGAGCGCGGTTTGAAGCCCAGCTACGAGCAGAAGACGTTCGCCGCGGAAGAGAAGTTGAACCGCCTGCGCCTGGTCGCGTCGCCGGACGCCAGCGACGGATCGGTCATCCTGCATTCCGACGCGCGGGTTTACGGCTCGCTGCTCGAGCCCGGAGCGAGCGTGGAGCACGCATTGGCGCAGGGACGCGGCGCCTGGATCCAGGTGGTCACCGGCGCGATCGAGGTGAACGGAAAGCGGCTTGCGGCAGGCGACGGCGCAGGCATCGAAGACGAGCAGTTGCTGACGATCACGGGACGCGCGGAGTCAGCATCGTCGGAGTTTCTGCTGTTCGATCTTGCCTGATGACTTGCGGTTGTCGGTGCGCGCGGCGACCGTGGTGCCGAGTTTGCGGGAGAGCGCCGCGAGCGATTTCTGCTCGGCGGGAGAGAGCGCGGACATAGCCGCAACGATGCGCTCGACGTGCTGCGGAAAGACCTGCGCGATGAGTTTTCTTCCCTTCTCCGTAATCGAAACCAGGTAGAAACGCTTGTCGGCGGCCTGACGCGTGCGCGTGACGAGGCCGCGTTTTTGCAGGTTGCCGGCCACCATGGTGAGATTGCCGCCGGTCTTCAGGAGCTTGCGGGCGAGTTCGCCGAGGCACAGCGGACCGATGTGGTAGAGCGCTTCCAGCACGCCAAACTGGCTGGGCGTGAGGCCGGCGGATTCCAGTTGCGACATGAGGAATGAATCCACGGTATCGGCGGCGCGCAGCAGCTTGACGTAGGCGTCAAGCGCGCGTTCCTGCCGGGCGGCGCCGTGGAAGTGTTTCATGGGAGGTTCTCGGTCTTCGGTCCTCGGTTTTCGGTTTTCTGGTATTGGTACTTCAATATTAAATCATTTGGCCGGTAAGAGGAAATGCACAGATATCCTGACTCGTGCCCCTTCGACTTCGCTCCGGGCAGGCTCCACCAGCCGCGAACTCGGGATGACATCCCTTTAGAAATCCCACACATTTTAGAAATCCCAGACATGACAGTTTAGAGGCGCATGCGAAAGGTCAGCGGCGTTCGTGCAAGACGACTTCGCTTTCGCGCAGCGGAAGCGGGGCGCGTCGCCAGAAGAGCTGCCGGACGAAGAACATGACCAGCAGCACGGCGCCGAAGGTGCACACGATGGTGGCGCCGGTGGGAAGATCGAACCAGACGGAGCAGTAGCATCCCAAGGCGGAGACCAGCGTGCCCATGGTCCAGCCGATGGCGAGGCGCGGGCCGATCCTGTCGGCGAAGAGCATGGCGCCGACCGAGGGAACGATCAGATAGCAAAACACCAGCAGCACGCCGGCAATGGCGACGGACGAGGTCACGACAAATCCGAACGAGGCGTAGAAAAGAAAATCCCACAGGCCGATGGAGATGCCGGATCGCTCGGCCATTTTCGGGTCGGTGGAGATGAGCAGGAACTTGCGGCGGAAGATGTAATGAAACAGGCCGATGGCGCCGTAGAGCACGGCGGTCTTGATGACTTCCAGGCGCGAGACGGCGAGGATGTTGCCGACGAGCATGTCCTTGAGGTGCTCGGTTTCGCCGGTCGCCTTGCTCATGGCGAGGATGGCGGCGGCGGAAGCGACGGCGTAGGTGATGCCGATGAAGGCTTCCAGCGGGATGCGCCCGCGATGGGCACGCACCAGGGCGAAGATGCCGGCGCCCAGAAAGGTGAAGGCGAGGCTGATCCAGTAGGCGCCGCTGCCGTGCGGGTCCATGCCGGCGAGAATGGCGATGGTGGCGCCGAGGGCGGCGATCTGGGCGAGCGCGAGGTCAACAAAGATGACGCCGCGCTCCACCACGTGCACGCCGAGGTAGGCGTGAATGCCAGTCAGAATGAGGCTGGCGATGAACGGCAAGATCAAGAACGAAAGCAGCAGCATCCAGTGGTCTCCGAAACTATTTGGTGGCGTTGAATGCCTTGGTCAACAATCCGATATCGTAATCGAACAGCTTGAAATAATTGTCAACGCCCTTTTCGCCGCCGGTGGAAGGTAGTAACACCAGCACCTGGGCGCCGGTTTCACGACCGATGCTCTGCGGAGTCTTGAGATCGAAATAAGGCTCGATCAACTCGATCTTCACATTGTCGCGTTTCATCAACTGGATGATCTCGATGGTGTGCTGCGGCGTAGGCGGAATGCCCGGCCGCGGTTCAATGTAGCCGACGACGTTGAGTCCGAAGTGCTTGGCGAAGTTGGTCCAGGAGGTGTGATAGGTGACAACCTTGCGGCCGCGATAGGGCTTCATCTGGTCGTCCCAGTTTTTTTCGGCGGCGGTAAGGCGCTTGTCGAAATCGGTGAAGCGCTGCTGGAAGTAGCTGCTGTTCTGCGGATCGAGTTCGCCCAACTTGGCGGCGATGCCCTTGGCGACGCGGCGGCCATTGTCGGGATCGAGCCAGTAGTGCGGGTTTCCGAGGGGATGGACGTCGCCCATGGCACGCGTGATCTGCCCGGTTGGCTTCTCCAGGATCTCGGCAAACTGCGATGCATCGAGGTAACCCGGCGCTCCCACCTGGACGCGCGGGTTGCCGCTCTGGGTGATGAGCGGCGGCAGCCAGCCGATTTCCAATTCCAGGCCGACGCTGATGAGCAGGTCGGCCTGGCGCAGCTTAAGCAGGAAGCTGGGCTTGGCTTCGACAAAGTGGGGATCCTGATATCCCTTGGCGATGGATTCGACGCTGATGCGGTCACCGCCGACTTCCTGCGCCAACGCGGCGAGATCGGTGGTGGAGGTGACCACGTTGAGTTTCTTGGCGGACGCAAGCGGCGCGGCGAGGAAGGCCAGCGCCAGCAGCGCAATCATCGTTCTAAAAACCTTCACACATTCCTCCTAAAACGGATGGGCGCCGTGCGCGCCCAGGGAAAACTGCAGTTGCATCAAGAATTCGTGCGCGTCGAAGTGTTCGGCGTAGCGGGTGAGCCGGTACTGGCCGCGAAGCTGGCTGAATTCGCTGGGCCAGTAGGTCAAAACGAGCGACGCGCCGCTGTCGGTGAGAGCGGCATCGCGGGCGCGGTCGGAACGGTCGTAGCGCGCGCCGGCGAACCAACGGCGTCCCAACTGGTAGTCGCCCGAGGCGTAGAAACCGAAGGAGCGCTGCAAGCGCGGCAATTGCTGGCGTTGGCTCCAGATGAACTCGCTGCGTCCGACAAAGGAGTGATAAATGGAGCGGCGCAGCGGCTTCCAGCGCAGAGTGGCGTCAACGCCGTAGAGCTGCGTAAGGTAGCTGCTGCCAAGGTCGTTGTGGCCGCGCGCGTAGGAAGCGCCAATATCGAGATTGGTGGACTCGGTGAGGTCGCGATAGCTGCGGAGATGGGCGACGGCGCTGACGTCGCTGCGCTGGCTGGAGGCAAAGATGTCGGCAGAGTCGCCGCGGAAGATCTGCCCGGTGGCCTCCAGGAAAAGGCCCTTGGGCGCAGGCAGAATGCGGGTGAGCGAGAGGCCGGCGTCGTTGATGCCGTCTTCGCCGCCGAGCAGGCTGTTGGTGACCAGCGGGCGATCAGTCCAGGGCAGCACGTGGTTGTGGAGGGTGTTCACTTTTCCGAAAGCGGCACGCATCTTGCCGCCGCGCAGCACGAATCCGGCGGGCAGTGCGGTAAAGGTGATGTAGCCCTCTTCGAGGTTCACGCCCTCTTCACCGAAAGAAATGAAAAAGTCGCCGCGGGCGTAGGGGTCGATGATGGCCTGCAAGCCGACCTCGGATTCATGCATTTGGAATGCGGGCGTCGGAACCATGGGATTGTGGCCCATGGAGCCGAGAAAATCGCCGATGACACTGATGTCGGGATTCAGCGCCTTGGCTGCCGCCGAAGCTCCACCATATACCGGCAACGAGCCCGCCTGCTGGACGGCGCTGGCGGCAGAGACGGCGCCAAGTTCCGGAGCAGGCGGCGCCGGGGCCGATGATTGCTGCTGAGCCTGCAGCATGCGCACCTGGCCTTCGAGGGCGATGATGCGCTCCTCCAGCGCCTTGATGCGGTCTTCCTGGCTCTGCTGGGCGCGAGCAGGCGGGGAAACCGCTCCGAGAAACAACGTCAGAAGCACAAGACCCGAAACTCGATCGCGCATGGGTTGGAACCTCCTGCCTGCAAAACAAAACAAGGGCCGCCGATTTCCGCGAAATCGGACACGTTCCGGCACGTCAGCACCGGGATGGAAATGCCGAGGAGGTCTAAACCTGGGGTGGGGGCCGGGTGTAGAGGACGAGCGTCGCAGCCGATTCGTAGGACCTGATTTGTTCCGGGGGCAACGGCGCCGTGCAAGTGAAGCGTGGAATGGGCGTCGCAGGACCCGCGCTGATGGTCGCCGGAAGATGAGCCGCCAGGCACAACAGGCAGTGATGCGGCGTCAGGGGAGCGCTCTCCAGCGGGCCGACGGAGCGGTGGACGTGAATGGCGTCGTAGCTGCTGACGCACATCAGAAGCAGGCACACCATGGCGGCAAGGCTGACTGGGCGCGGCTTGAGCCGCGTTGTCAGCGAGACCCGCGTAGGTCGTGTAATCCTCACCAAAGGTATTGTAAACCCTCACGTCCAGAACAAGTTCTGAGCCGGCGGGTGGCACAAGAGATGCGCCCAGCGGGAGAAAGTTTCGCGGGATCTGTCGCGGAGGACGCGGAGGAACATTTCATGTGCTAGGCTGCCGGGCATGGAGCCGGCGCCAAGGCGGGCGAAGCAGTTGATCAGCGGCAAGGCGGAGCGGTTTACCGAGTCGGTGATCCGCGAGATGACGCGCCAGGCAATGATGCACGGCGCGATCAACCTGGCGCAGGGATTTCCCGACTTCGCCGCGCCGGAGGAGATCAAGCGCGCGGCGCAGGAGGCGATCGCCGCCGACATCAATCAGTACGCGATTACCTGGGGAGCGAAGCCGCTGCGGGAAGCGATCGCGCGGCAGATGGAGAAGTGGCAAGGCATCGCGGTGGATGCGGAGCGCGAGATCACGGTGTGCTGCGGATCCACCGAGGCGATGATCGCGTCGCTGCTGGCGATTACCAATCCCGGCGACGAGGTGGTGATCTTCGAACCGTTTTACGAAAACTACGGGCCGGACACGATCCTGTCGGGCGCGCAGCCGCGGTTTGTGAAGCTGCATCCTCCGGAGGGCGAGGGCGAGTGGCACTTCGACGAGCGCGAACTGCGGGCGGCGTTCAACCGCAAGACCAAGGCGATCGTTGTCAACACGCCGAACAACCCGACGGGCAAGGTGTTCACGCGGGCCGAGATGGAAACCATCCGCGATCTGTGCGTCGAGCACGACGCGCTGGCGATCACCGACGAAATCTACGAGCACATCCTCTACGACGGCGCGGAACACATCGCGATGGCGCGGCTGGACGGCATGCGCGCGCGGACGATCACCATCAACGGCATGTCGAAGACGTACAGCGTGACGGGATGGCGCGTGGGGTGGGCGGTGGCATCGCCGGTGCTGACGAACGCGATCCGCAAAGTACACGACTTCCTGACGGTGGGGGCCGCGGCGCCGTTGCAGGCGGCGGGGGCGGTGGCGCTGAGCTTGCCGGAGTCGTATTACGAGCACCTGGCGAGGTCGTATCGCGCGCGGCGGGACCGGCTGCTGCCCGCGCTACAGCAGGCGGGATTCAAGGTGTTTGTGCCGCGGGGCGCGTACTACATCATGACCGACATCGAGGGGTTCGGGTTCGAGGACGACGTGCGCTTTGCGCAGCACCTGGTGAAGGAGGTCGGCGTGGCCGTCGTGCCGGGATCGAGCTTCTACAGCGATCCGCGTGACGGCGCGCGGCAGGTGCGATTCGCGTTTTGCAAGCGCGATGAAACGCTGGACGCGGCAGCGGAGCGGCTGAGAAGAATTGGAAATTTGTAATTGGTAATTTGTAATTTGTGATTGGTAGTTGGTAGTCCGGATTCCGCGCTACGGGCTACCGACTACGGGTTACCCGTGCGCCGCCTCGCTGAAATCCTCTTAATCCTAATTGGTCACTCGCGACTGCGGCGTCGCGTTGGTTCCATCCCACCTGCGCATGACATCGAGGTGGAGATCGAACTGATCGAGCGCACGCATGGCGAGGTGGTTGATCATCTCGTCGAGCGACTGGGGATGGTTGTAGAAGGCGGGCACGGGCGGAAAGATCACCACGCCCATGCGCGAGAGCTTGAGCATGTTCTCCAGGTGAATGTCGTTGAGTGGGGCTTCGCGGACGAGGAGCACGAGTTTGCGGCGCTCCTTGAGAGTGACGTCGGCGGCGCGATGGATGAGATTGTCGCCATGGCCATGGGCGATGCAGGCCAGCGTGTTCATGGTGCAGGGCGCGATCACCATGCCGAGCGTGACCAAGGAACCGCTGGAGATGGCGGCGCCCTGGTCGCCGATGGGATAGGCGTGAGTCGCCATCGCCTGGACCTGCTCGACGGTGTAGTCGGTTTCCTCGGCGAGGGTGCGCGCGCCCCAGCGGCTGATGACAACGTGAGTGTCAACATCGGTGCCCTGCAACAGTTGCAGGATGCGGACGCCAAAGATGGTTCCGGTGGCGCCGGTGATGGCGACGATCAGGTTGCGGCGTTGCATAGGGCTTCCGGGATTCGCGAATGGTCGGGGCGACAGGATTTGAACCTGTGACCCCCTGCGCCCAAGGCAGGTGCGCTACCAGGCTGCGCTACGCCCCGACTCTGTTTAATTATAACTGCGCGGCGCTCCTGGGGGCCGCGCGCGGAGCGGACAGCCACAGGGCCGGAGGACAGGGCATATAATGCTGCGCAGCCATGGCCCCTCCGCAATATGCCTTGGTCGCGTATGTGAAGAGTCCGGTCGGCGGCTTCGTCGAAGGGCTGCGGCACGAGTTTCACCCGACCCAGGCGCATCTGCCGGCCCACCTCAGCATTCTCCCGCCGCGCATCCTGCAGGGCTCGGAAGCGGAGGCGCTGGCAAGCCTGGAGCGCGCCTGCCGGGATGTGGACCCGTTTGAGATCGTGCTCGGCGAGGTCGCGACTTTCATGCCGGTGACACCGACAGTTTTCATCCGGGTCGCCCACGCCGCGTATCGCATGCGCGAGTTGCACGATCGCTTGAACGTGGGAGTACTGAACGCCGAGGAGCAGTGGCCCTACATGCCGCACCTGACGATCTTCCGCATGGATTCAGTGGAGCAGGCGGGGCCGGCACTGGAGGAAGCCCGCCGCCGCTGGGACAATTACCGCGATTCGCGGCGCGTCTTGATTGAACAGGCGACATTCGTGCGCGAAGCCGGCGCCAATCGCTGGATGGACCTGGCGCCGGTGCCGCTGGGCCGGCGTCTTGCCACTACCAGCTAATCGCTGAAATTGCCCTGCTATAATCGTAGTTTGCGGTGGGAGTAGCTCAACTGGCAGAGCACCGGACTGTGGCTCCGGACGTTGTGGGTTCGATTCCCATCTCCCACCCCAGCATCTCATTGAGCCACAAGGGAAATGCCCGATTCTAAGGGGCAATAAGGGCAGCGTCGGCTGCCCTTT from the Terriglobia bacterium genome contains:
- a CDS encoding HigA family addiction module antidote protein; protein product: MPMKNPPHPGDFIRTEIIRPAGLSVTAAATALQVSRPALSSLLNGKADLSGDMALRIEKAFGVKMDTLMRMQASYDIAQTRKREKQIRVRRIHQVAPVHA
- a CDS encoding type II toxin-antitoxin system RelE/ParE family toxin, which gives rise to MKIRNFVHKGLKKLYTEDIARGVPPDTVDKLRKMLAFLDDMQDPEELRSFPAWKTHTLTGDRKATWSLSVTRNRRLTFRIDIAEYEICDLNLEDYH
- a CDS encoding alpha/beta fold hydrolase, which produces MPAQESNNAGTPPPTRGRDDFVPRRGLRGGHIQTLAGHFLPRRNLLPEPERRFFTVADGVQVRCDCHWQKDRALTVVIVHGLEGSSESTYVIGTGSKAWLAGMNVVRMNVRNCGGTEQLAPTLYHSGLSGDVGAVVNELISKDHLPQIAIAGFSMGGNLVLKLAGEWGSAAPREVKAFAAICPGMDLAASAAELHRWSNRIYEWRFLLSLWQSVGRKARLFPEIFRRPGLRAMRSLRDFDDQVTARYCGFTGADDYYRRASSSPLVPRIAVPTLVIHAQDDPFVRILPESRAALAANPQVRFIETEHGGHCAFVGEDSGSDGRWAERQIIEFFHEITNQ
- a CDS encoding zinc ribbon domain-containing protein, yielding MPIFEYICKDCKKPFEALIMGSRQAECPSCHGRNLAQQFSVFAAGAPHSGAPATAACGASPST
- a CDS encoding sialate O-acetylesterase, yielding MIKRLSVLLLMLAWVTVLRAELRLPAIISDHMVLQQKQSNPIWGWDTPGTKITVSFAGQTYSTTAGNDGKWTVKLAPLPANAAPQTLTVVGSTKREIKDVLIGEVWMCSGQSNMVFTLADDWTGDLEAARSDLPNIRLITVPRVGTQELQNDFKGEWQASTPDSARKFSAVGFFFGRYLHEILNVPVGLIDNAWGGSAAEAWVRRASLEKDPRFKPLMDSTVKHEAELQSEKGKADFERAMTAWKAAEEKAKAEKKSPPRAPFSPQQWLAGNARPGNIFAGVVHPTLGYGLRGVIWYQGETNANAGRSYEYASLFPFLIEQWRREWGQGDFPFYWVQLAAYKAERPDPGAWAELREAQTKTMLLPNTGQAVIIDLGEGKNIHPRNKHDVAARLVRWALVKDYGMKLPYRSPEFKSVVITGNKATITFDCFGSRLRPFDVEEPRGFAICGPDKVWHPATGRILDGNTVELWSEQVEKPIAVRYAWADNPACNLFSNDGLPVTPFRTDNFDLITGPKPVPPGQHDRAR
- a CDS encoding pirin family protein; its protein translation is MITLRPAAERGHFDHGWLNTYHTFSFADYHDPRHTHFRGLRVINEDTVQPGGGFGTHPHRDMEIITYILQGALAHKDSMGTGSTIVPGDVQRMSAGTGVLHSEFNHSRDELVHLLQIWIFPSERGLKPSYEQKTFAAEEKLNRLRLVASPDASDGSVILHSDARVYGSLLEPGASVEHALAQGRGAWIQVVTGAIEVNGKRLAAGDGAGIEDEQLLTITGRAESASSEFLLFDLA
- a CDS encoding MarR family transcriptional regulator, coding for MKHFHGAARQERALDAYVKLLRAADTVDSFLMSQLESAGLTPSQFGVLEALYHIGPLCLGELARKLLKTGGNLTMVAGNLQKRGLVTRTRQAADKRFYLVSITEKGRKLIAQVFPQHVERIVAAMSALSPAEQKSLAALSRKLGTTVAARTDNRKSSGKIEQQKLRRC
- a CDS encoding metal ABC transporter permease yields the protein MLLLSFLILPFIASLILTGIHAYLGVHVVERGVIFVDLALAQIAALGATIAILAGMDPHGSGAYWISLAFTFLGAGIFALVRAHRGRIPLEAFIGITYAVASAAAILAMSKATGETEHLKDMLVGNILAVSRLEVIKTAVLYGAIGLFHYIFRRKFLLISTDPKMAERSGISIGLWDFLFYASFGFVVTSSVAIAGVLLVFCYLIVPSVGAMLFADRIGPRLAIGWTMGTLVSALGCYCSVWFDLPTGATIVCTFGAVLLVMFFVRQLFWRRAPLPLRESEVVLHERR
- a CDS encoding metal ABC transporter substrate-binding protein, whose amino-acid sequence is MKVFRTMIALLALAFLAAPLASAKKLNVVTSTTDLAALAQEVGGDRISVESIAKGYQDPHFVEAKPSFLLKLRQADLLISVGLELEIGWLPPLITQSGNPRVQVGAPGYLDASQFAEILEKPTGQITRAMGDVHPLGNPHYWLDPDNGRRVAKGIAAKLGELDPQNSSYFQQRFTDFDKRLTAAEKNWDDQMKPYRGRKVVTYHTSWTNFAKHFGLNVVGYIEPRPGIPPTPQHTIEIIQLMKRDNVKIELIEPYFDLKTPQSIGRETGAQVLVLLPSTGGEKGVDNYFKLFDYDIGLLTKAFNATK